A single region of the Streptomyces sp. ITFR-16 genome encodes:
- a CDS encoding endonuclease: protein MSRSKTAAERLLAEHGQTYAEEAGIRLRNTPAPLYQLLTLCVLFSVRIKADIAVAAARELFAAGLRTPRKMAGADWQDRVDALVRAHYRRYDESTATALGEGARLAQDRYRGDLRRLREDAGGDPARIRELLREFPRIGPVGADIFSREAQGVWPELRPAFDSRAREAAAGLGLPKTPAGLARLVADDDLPRLAAALVRADLTG from the coding sequence ATGTCCCGGTCGAAGACAGCTGCCGAGCGCCTGCTGGCGGAACACGGGCAGACGTACGCCGAGGAAGCCGGTATCCGGCTGCGGAACACCCCCGCTCCGCTCTACCAGTTGCTGACCCTGTGCGTGCTGTTCTCGGTGCGCATCAAGGCCGACATCGCCGTGGCCGCCGCCCGAGAACTCTTCGCGGCGGGGCTGCGCACGCCCCGGAAGATGGCCGGGGCCGACTGGCAGGACCGGGTGGACGCACTGGTCCGTGCCCACTACCGCCGCTACGACGAGAGCACGGCCACCGCGCTCGGGGAAGGCGCCCGGCTCGCCCAGGACCGCTACCGCGGCGACCTGCGGCGGCTGCGCGAGGACGCCGGCGGGGACCCGGCACGCATCCGCGAGCTGCTGCGCGAGTTCCCCCGCATCGGGCCCGTGGGCGCCGACATCTTCAGCCGCGAGGCGCAGGGCGTATGGCCCGAGCTGCGCCCCGCGTTCGACAGCCGCGCCCGCGAGGCCGCCGCCGGGCTCGGGCTCCCCAAGACCCCTGCGGGGCTCGCCCGTCTGGTCGCCGACGACGACCTGCCCCGGCTGGCGGCGGCGCTGGTGCGTGCCGATCTGACGGGGTGA
- a CDS encoding ABC transporter ATP-binding protein, producing MAEPTVSAAEQELFGGPLRYDMGFSEHEHAGLDLTMLSAIRAMPRLVGSTLRRAWAADRPALLVVGVSEIGQGVAAAAGLLAVNAVMHALLGGGAPVDRLHAALPALVVGAVVAVVNAALAGLSTSRAGRLEPLIERTATTEYLAAATAVELEAIEDPEFRRLIDVAQYGAASARRMIGACVAALNGTISLLATAGILTVLHPALLPMLLLIAAPRGWGAMRVAQERYVSVMTWVEHMRASRLIGNLLTERSAAQEVRIHGVGAFLLEKYRGMAESAEAEQRRLANGKALTELVAAALSGVAMAGTYGVMLWLIMSGHMGLAVAGTAVIAVRSGSASLGALVMNVNQLHEESLYVQDHDRFLKEAAGRAIPEDGQRLPDRVDEVVLEGVGYRYPDRDVPALDGVSLTLPMGSVTAVVGENGSGKSTLMKVLAGLLLPQSGTVRWGASELSTLNRSDVFDRVSLLTQDFQRWPVTAALNIRIGRPAHAAGPEQLQPSVDYAGAQPVVAKLPHGLQSLLARMFRGAFEISGGEWQKIGLARTHWRTETSPADSVLIVDEPTSALDPEAEIAAFDAIRGLAGPHRAVVLVTHRMSGVRHADTIYVLNRGRLTEHGTHDQLMAARGRYAAMFTTQAAQYAAGLAASVPPQPAASDRTGQESRSAGPGPGLA from the coding sequence ATGGCCGAGCCCACGGTCTCGGCCGCCGAGCAGGAGCTGTTCGGCGGGCCCCTGCGCTACGACATGGGGTTCTCCGAGCACGAACACGCCGGGCTCGATCTGACGATGCTCTCCGCGATCCGGGCCATGCCCCGGCTGGTCGGCAGCACACTGCGCAGGGCCTGGGCCGCCGACCGGCCGGCGCTGCTGGTCGTCGGCGTGAGCGAGATCGGCCAGGGGGTGGCGGCCGCCGCGGGGCTGCTGGCGGTCAACGCCGTGATGCACGCCCTGCTGGGCGGCGGGGCCCCCGTCGACCGGCTGCACGCCGCGCTGCCCGCGCTCGTCGTCGGCGCGGTGGTCGCGGTGGTGAACGCCGCGCTGGCCGGGCTGTCCACCTCGCGGGCGGGCCGGCTGGAGCCGCTGATCGAGAGGACCGCGACGACGGAGTACCTGGCCGCGGCGACCGCCGTCGAGCTGGAGGCGATCGAGGACCCGGAGTTCCGCCGGCTGATCGATGTGGCCCAGTACGGCGCCGCCTCCGCGCGGCGCATGATCGGTGCCTGCGTGGCCGCGCTGAACGGCACGATCTCGCTGCTCGCGACGGCCGGCATCCTGACCGTCCTGCACCCCGCGCTGCTGCCGATGCTGCTGCTGATCGCCGCCCCGCGCGGCTGGGGTGCGATGCGGGTCGCGCAGGAGCGGTACGTGTCGGTGATGACATGGGTCGAGCACATGCGTGCCAGCCGTCTGATCGGGAATCTGCTCACCGAGCGCAGCGCCGCGCAGGAGGTACGGATCCACGGGGTCGGCGCGTTCCTGCTGGAGAAGTACCGGGGCATGGCCGAGAGCGCCGAGGCCGAACAGCGGCGGCTGGCGAACGGCAAGGCGCTGACCGAGCTGGTGGCGGCGGCACTGTCCGGTGTGGCGATGGCCGGCACGTACGGCGTGATGCTGTGGCTGATCATGTCCGGGCACATGGGCCTGGCCGTGGCCGGTACGGCGGTGATCGCGGTGCGTTCCGGGTCGGCGAGCCTGGGCGCGCTGGTCATGAACGTCAACCAGCTGCACGAGGAGAGCCTCTATGTGCAGGACCACGACCGCTTCCTCAAGGAGGCCGCCGGGCGGGCCATCCCCGAGGACGGGCAGCGCCTGCCGGACCGGGTGGACGAGGTCGTCCTGGAGGGGGTCGGCTACCGCTACCCGGACCGCGACGTGCCCGCGCTGGACGGCGTCTCGCTGACCCTTCCCATGGGCTCGGTGACCGCCGTCGTGGGAGAGAACGGATCGGGCAAGAGCACCCTGATGAAGGTTCTGGCCGGTCTGCTGCTGCCGCAGAGCGGGACGGTCCGCTGGGGCGCGTCCGAGCTCTCCACGCTCAACCGCTCCGACGTGTTCGACCGCGTGTCCCTGCTGACCCAGGACTTCCAGCGCTGGCCGGTGACCGCCGCGCTCAACATCCGTATCGGCCGTCCCGCCCACGCGGCCGGGCCCGAGCAGCTCCAGCCCTCCGTCGACTACGCCGGCGCCCAACCGGTCGTCGCCAAGCTCCCCCACGGCCTGCAGAGCCTGCTGGCCCGCATGTTCCGGGGCGCCTTCGAGATCTCCGGCGGCGAATGGCAGAAGATCGGCCTGGCCCGCACCCACTGGCGTACGGAGACGAGCCCGGCGGACAGCGTGCTGATCGTCGACGAGCCCACGTCGGCCCTGGACCCGGAGGCCGAGATCGCCGCCTTCGACGCCATCCGGGGACTCGCCGGCCCGCACCGCGCCGTCGTCCTCGTCACCCACCGCATGTCCGGGGTCCGGCACGCCGACACCATCTACGTCCTCAACCGGGGCCGCCTCACCGAGCACGGCACCCATGACCAGCTCATGGCGGCCCGCGGCCGCTACGCCGCCATGTTCACCACCCAGGCCGCCCAGTACGCGGCGGGGCTCGCCGCCTCCGTACCGCCGCAGCCCGCCGCGTCGGACCGCACCGGTCAGGAATCGAGAAGCGCGGGCCCGGGGCCCGGCCTGGCCTGA
- a CDS encoding SAM-dependent methyltransferase, protein MPTYEVSSVATVVGGHTRVLDDHQGGVRSVIRLHPEYPLETLRGIEEFTHLTVTWRFHLARPEDVQLHARSPRGDARWPATGTFVHRNHRRPNQLAVSYPRLLDVDGRDLLVTDLDAVDGTPVIDLAPYFEQMGPRGPVRQPAWPGEMLDPSYWSDASERPAGDAAR, encoded by the coding sequence GTGCCCACGTACGAGGTCAGCTCGGTCGCGACGGTCGTCGGGGGGCACACCCGCGTCCTGGACGACCATCAGGGCGGTGTCCGGTCGGTCATCCGCCTCCACCCGGAGTACCCGCTCGAAACCCTCCGGGGCATCGAGGAGTTCACGCATCTCACCGTGACCTGGCGCTTCCACCTGGCCCGACCCGAGGACGTGCAGCTGCACGCCCGGAGCCCCCGCGGCGACGCCCGCTGGCCCGCGACGGGAACATTCGTGCACCGCAACCACCGCCGGCCCAACCAGCTCGCGGTCAGCTACCCCCGGCTGCTCGACGTGGACGGCCGGGACCTCCTCGTCACCGATCTCGACGCCGTCGACGGCACGCCCGTCATCGACCTGGCGCCCTATTTCGAGCAGATGGGCCCCAGGGGACCGGTGCGGCAGCCGGCCTGGCCCGGCGAGATGCTCGATCCGTCCTACTGGTCGGACGCGAGCGAACGCCCGGCGGGCGACGCGGCGCGCTAG
- a CDS encoding Tat pathway signal protein, with protein sequence MARTRNALLAARIAETGWSQPKVAAALLRVARESGATELYGVGRSHIAMWIQGTRPSGRAPHILCETLTRRLGRTVTPADIGLEAAPDPAGDERSDWSADTLTMLAELGRDDLDMLHRRQILANSAYSVAGLAVPAAAWWQTAPAAADRRPVRSPRSVTAADIEDIRQTTAFFSARDQQRGGAAGRSALAAHLTMEAAPLLSRSVPGEQLRRELHSAVAEMAYLAGWMGFDASEQRAAQRYFTVAVKLAAEAGDGPLAGHVLRAMAHQAVDLGHPRHALDLAAASMEPTRYGRATWREKALLGIVHARALAVSGDRAGTLAAIGRAERDLGRDTGDAPGRVGFFGEASLAHETACALRDLGNPRDAEIHFRRSVATRRRRLYARTHSVTLGYLGAVQVRQGHLDEACATWNSALDAMSGVQSGRAREVIVRMQKDLSPVRRRGGRHVVELDRRAGEILRTLG encoded by the coding sequence ATGGCTCGCACACGCAACGCATTACTGGCCGCCCGGATAGCGGAGACCGGCTGGTCGCAGCCGAAGGTCGCCGCCGCCCTGCTCCGCGTCGCCCGGGAGAGCGGCGCCACCGAGCTCTACGGGGTGGGCCGGTCCCACATCGCCATGTGGATCCAGGGCACCCGCCCCAGCGGCCGGGCACCCCATATCCTCTGCGAGACGCTGACGCGCAGACTCGGCCGGACCGTCACCCCGGCCGACATCGGGCTGGAGGCCGCGCCGGACCCGGCGGGGGACGAGCGGTCCGACTGGAGCGCGGACACGCTCACCATGCTGGCCGAGCTGGGGAGGGACGACCTCGACATGCTGCACCGACGCCAGATCCTGGCCAACTCGGCCTACTCGGTGGCCGGTCTCGCCGTGCCCGCGGCCGCCTGGTGGCAGACGGCACCGGCCGCGGCGGACCGGCGCCCCGTCCGCTCGCCCCGGTCGGTCACCGCGGCGGACATCGAGGACATCCGCCAGACCACCGCCTTCTTCTCCGCCCGCGACCAGCAGCGCGGGGGCGCCGCAGGCCGCTCCGCCCTCGCGGCGCATCTGACCATGGAGGCCGCCCCGCTGCTCTCCCGGAGCGTCCCGGGCGAACAGCTCCGCCGGGAGCTGCACTCCGCCGTCGCCGAAATGGCCTACCTGGCCGGCTGGATGGGCTTCGACGCCTCCGAACAACGCGCCGCCCAGCGGTACTTCACCGTCGCCGTCAAGCTCGCCGCCGAGGCCGGCGACGGCCCGCTGGCGGGGCACGTCCTGCGCGCCATGGCCCATCAGGCCGTCGATCTCGGCCACCCCCGCCACGCGCTCGACCTCGCCGCCGCCTCGATGGAGCCCACGCGCTACGGGCGGGCGACCTGGCGCGAGAAGGCGTTGCTGGGCATCGTCCACGCCCGCGCGCTGGCCGTGTCCGGCGACCGCGCCGGCACGCTCGCCGCGATCGGCCGCGCCGAACGGGACCTGGGACGCGACACCGGGGACGCCCCGGGCCGGGTCGGCTTCTTCGGCGAGGCGTCCCTCGCCCATGAGACCGCCTGCGCCCTGCGCGACCTCGGCAACCCCAGGGACGCCGAGATCCACTTCCGGCGCAGCGTCGCCACCCGCCGCCGGCGGCTCTACGCTCGCACCCACAGCGTGACCCTCGGCTATCTCGGCGCCGTCCAGGTCCGGCAGGGCCACCTCGACGAGGCGTGTGCCACCTGGAACAGCGCGCTGGACGCCATGTCGGGCGTCCAGTCCGGCCGGGCGCGCGAGGTGATCGTCCGCATGCAGAAGGACCTCTCGCCGGTCCGCCGGCGCGGCGGCCGGCACGTGGTGGAACTGGACCGCCGCGCGGGCGAGATCCTGCGCACCCTAGGCTGA
- a CDS encoding VOC family protein, whose translation MDLTIHTTALPHDDPDASVAFYRDVLGFEVRTDVGQGKMRWITVGPAGQPGTSILLAPPAADPGITEEERRTISEMMAKGTYGWILLATPDLDGVFEKVQAGDAEVVQEPTEQPYGIRDCAFRDPAGNLVRIQELR comes from the coding sequence ATGGACCTCACCATTCACACCACCGCCCTCCCGCACGACGACCCGGACGCGTCCGTGGCCTTCTACCGCGACGTCCTCGGCTTCGAGGTACGCACCGACGTGGGCCAGGGCAAGATGCGCTGGATCACGGTCGGGCCGGCCGGCCAGCCGGGCACGTCGATCCTGCTGGCGCCGCCGGCCGCCGATCCCGGGATCACCGAGGAGGAGCGCCGCACCATCAGCGAGATGATGGCCAAGGGCACCTACGGCTGGATCCTGCTGGCCACCCCGGACCTCGACGGGGTCTTCGAGAAGGTGCAGGCAGGTGACGCGGAGGTGGTGCAGGAGCCGACCGAGCAGCCGTACGGCATCCGGGACTGCGCTTTCCGCGACCCGGCGGGCAACCTCGTGCGCATCCAGGAACTGCGCTGA